A region from the Acomys russatus chromosome 24, mAcoRus1.1, whole genome shotgun sequence genome encodes:
- the Tmem250 gene encoding transmembrane protein 250, protein MPVMPIPRRVRSFHGPHTTCLHAACGPVRTSHLARTKYNNFDVYIKTRWLYGFIRFLLYFSCSLFTAALWGALAALFCLQYVGVRVLLRFQLKLSVLLLLLGRRRVDFRLMNELLIYGIHVTMLLVGGLGWCFMVFVDM, encoded by the coding sequence ATGCCGGTCATGCCCATCCCGCGGCGGGTGCGCTCCTTTCATGGCCCGCACACCACCTGCCTGCACGCGGCCTGTGGGCCAGTGAGAACCTCTCACCTGGCCCGCACCAAGTACAACAACTTCGATGTGTACATCAAGACTCGCTGGCTCTACGGCTTCATCCGTTTCCTGCTCTATTTCAGCTGCAGCCTCTTCACGGCGGCCCTGTGGGGCGCGCTGGCCGCGCTCTTCTGCCTGCAGTACGTGGGTGTGCGCGTGCTGCTGCGCTTCCAGCTCAAGCTGtccgtgctgctgctgctgctggggcggAGGCGTGTGGACTTCCGCCTCATGAACGAGCTGCTCATCTATGGAATCCATGTGACCATGCTGCTGGTTGGGGGTCTGGGCTGGTGCTTCATGGTCTTTGTGGACATGTAA